In the genome of Parus major isolate Abel chromosome 2, Parus_major1.1, whole genome shotgun sequence, one region contains:
- the TMEM200C gene encoding transmembrane protein 200C produces the protein MIATGGLLRISARKQDPLKPQSQLPKRKRKAKKKRKNDVVVVKGKLKLCSLSGFIALCGILVLLVGIALAVVGYWPKPSQVYRESSFGKGRHPAPQGGTHTNRSQSQGRVQARIHLESPPGANASTTATTGGSAPASSSPQASAGFLFRLFSSYLHSDKLKVLGPLIMGIGIFLFICANAVLHENRDKKTKIINLRDLYSTVIDAHSLRAKDGGTPASAPLNGFVNYVQSRGLELKPGGEGLGAAAMLAKSSWPPGLGVSLSPPDLVSSPQRSSFCAPPQPPSLAEAVYSICQERAALAGHPVTSPPCSPPGSCERCSTASSIIGSSLSTFTLLPLGPSSGGGGWQRPPGERGAQEIPRGEFELSLTDLSSGYIKGSCGTTRQKVVLRRQSTSCLPDARRPLSPEPPRSPAVRRVLESSLLVKASPSDSRPLDLGGSPPSAPPAITRTDSQSSQSEPSSSNKGYSHLEEAGTSLESVANTAASKIQDCEEAPVEQMDPLKATSREQTGEQSQETQRQYTNKEKLFMISRSHAALGLEDGELESTGI, from the coding sequence ATGATTGCCACTGGAGGCCTCCTGAGGATCTCGGCCAGGAAACAGGACCCCTTGAAACCCCAGAGCCAACTCCCCAAACGCAAACGCAAGGCCAAAAAGAAGCGCAAAAATGACGTGGTGGTGGTGAAAGGCAAGCTCAAGCTGTGCTCCCTCTCAGGGTTCATTGCCCTCTGTGGCATCCTGGTACTGCTGGTGGGCATCGCCTTGGCTGTGGTGGGCTACTGGCCAAAACCCAGCCAGGTGTACAGAGAAAGCAGCTTTGGCAAGGGCCGGCACCCAGCACCACAGGGTGGCACCCACACGAACCgctcccagagccagggaagggTGCAAGCAAGGATCCACCTGGAGTCTCCCCCTGGAGCCAATGCCTCCACCACTGCTACCACCGGTGGGTCCGCCCCTGCTTCCTCATCCCCCCAGGCCTCAGCTGGTTTCCTTTTCCGTCTTTTCTCCAGCTACTTGCATTCAGACAAGCTGAAGGTGCTGGGCCCTCTGATCATGGGTATCGGCATCTTCCTCTTCATCTGCGCCAATGCGGTGCTGCATGAAAACCGTGACAAGAAGACCAAGATCATCAACCTGCGTGACCTCTACTCCACCGTCATTGACGCCCATAGCCTGCGGGCCAAGGATGGAGGCACCCCGGCCTCAGCCCCTCTCAATGGCTTTGTCAACTACGTGCAATCCCGGGGCCTGGAGCTAAAGCCTGGTGGGGAAGGCCTGGGTGCTGCAGCCATGCTGGCCAAGAGCTCCTGGCCACCAGGACTGGGTGTCTCCCTTTCCCCACCGGATCTGGTGTCCTCACCGCAGCGCTCCTCTTTCTGCGCCCCACCACAGCcgcccagcctggctgaggctgtGTACAGCATCTGCCAGGAGCGTGCTGCCCTTGCTGGCCACCCTGTCACCAGCCCACCCTGCAGCCCACCGGGGAGCTGCGAGAGGTGCAGCACGGCCAGCTCCATCATCGGCTCTTCACTGAGCACCTTCACCCTCCTGCCCTTGGGGCCAAGCAGTGGAGGCGGAGGCTGGCAGAGGCCACCTGGTGAACGGGGAGCCCAGGAGATCCCACGGGGGGAGTTTGAACTGAGCCTAACTGACCTCAGCAGCGGCTACATCAAGGGAAGCTGTGGGACAACGAGGCAAAAAGTGGTTCTCAGGCGGCAGAGCACCAGCTGCTTGCCTGATGCCAGGCGTCCCCTTTCCCCTGAGCCACCTCGGTCACCAGCTGTCAGGAGGGTCTTAGAATCCAGCCTCTTGGTAAAGGCATCTCCTAGTGACTCCAGACCTCTAGATCTGGGGGGATCACCCccttcagctcctcctgccatcACCAGGACGGactcccagagctcccagtcCGAGCCTTCCAGCAGCAATAAGGGCTACAGCCACTTGGAGGAGGCAGGCACCTCCTTGGAGTCAGTTGCCAATACCGCAGCCAGTAAAATTCAGGACTGTGAGGAGGCACCAGTTGAGCAGATGGACCCCCTCAAGGCTACCAGCAGAGAACAAACAGGGGAGCAATCCCAGGAAACTCAAAGACAGTATACAAATAAAGAGAAACTCTTTATGATTTCTAGGTCACATGCTGCATTAGGGCTGGAGGATGGGGAACTGGAGAGTACGGGCATCTAA